The following DNA comes from Candidatus Eisenbacteria bacterium.
CCTCGCGGCCGCTGGATGGCTCGACCCGTCGACCGTCGACGAGTTCGCGAAGTTCTGCGCCTTCGCGGCCTGGAAGTTCGGCGACCTGGTCGACGTCTGGGTGACGCTCAACGAGCCCCTGGTCGTGATCGTGAGCGGCTACGTGAACGCAGCGGGCGTCGGCGGCAACTTCCCGCCCGGCGTATTCAATTTCGCGGCCACTCTGCAGGTGATCCCGAACCTCGTCGAGGCGCACGCACGCGGGTACGACGCGGTGCACGCCTACGACACGATCGACGCCGACGGCGACGGCGTCGCGGCGCGCGTCGGCGTCGTTCACAACATGGTGGCGTTCGCGCCCGTGAGCCCCGCCGCGAAGGACGTGACGGGCGCTGCACACGCGGACTACCTCTTCAATCGCATCTTCCCGAACGCGGTCGTCTCCGGAAACTTCGACGCGAACCTCGACGGCGACACGGCCGATCCGGGCGAAGCCGCGCGGCCGGATCTGGTCGGGCGCTGCGACTTCCTCGGCATCAACTACTATCTGCGTGCCCAGGTCCTGGGGACGGGATTCCCCCTGACGCCGCTCGTGCCGCTGTTCGATTTCATTCCGATCCTCTCGTACCAGACACCGCAGAACCCCGGCGGTTCCCCCTGTCCCACGACGTGCACGGACTTCGGCTGGGAGATCTACCCGCAGGGCCTTCGCGAGCTTCTGACGTATGCCGGTACGCTCGGCGTGCCGATCTACATCACCGAGAACGGCATCGCCGATGCGACCGACGAGAAGCGTGCGCAGTACACGTACGACCACCTGGCCGTGCTGCAGCAGGCGATCGCCGACGGCGTCGCCGACGTGCGCGGCTACTATCACTGGTCGCTCACCGACAACTTCGAGTGGTCGAGCGGCTACTATCCGAAGTTCGGTCTCTTCTCGTACAACCCGGCCACCGGCGCTCGGAAGCGGCGCCGCGGTGCGTTCCCGTTCCGCGAGGCCGCCCGCTCGAACGCGATCACGAACAAGCTGATCGGCAAGTACGGGAACTAAGGCACCGACCCAAGACTATGTCTTGGGTCGGGGGCGAGTATGGAGCGGTAGTGGCACGCGCGACCGGCATGCCGCGGCCGGCGAAGCCGGCGCGGCAACGCTAGCACGCACGAGAGAATTGGTGCCGACAGGACGTAATGCCTCGTTGTGCTTCAACGCTTCGCGCGTACCTCGCTCTGCCGCGCCGGCTTCGCCGGCCGC
Coding sequences within:
- a CDS encoding glycoside hydrolase family 1 protein; translation: MTRRVSLSLLALCVVAVAPARASGLPFPDGFRWGTAIAGFQSDMGVGAPNDPNTDWWVWAHDAQNVADHRVSGDVPENGPGFWRLFAKDAKLVRRKLRGNAFRMGIEWSRIFPASTASVDISGGITPAVLAQLDALADQDAVAHYREVFTALWAQKLEPMVTLNHFSLPTWIHDAPAVRDAFLSVDPFTGPVPPGLAAAGWLDPSTVDEFAKFCAFAAWKFGDLVDVWVTLNEPLVVIVSGYVNAAGVGGNFPPGVFNFAATLQVIPNLVEAHARGYDAVHAYDTIDADGDGVAARVGVVHNMVAFAPVSPAAKDVTGAAHADYLFNRIFPNAVVSGNFDANLDGDTADPGEAARPDLVGRCDFLGINYYLRAQVLGTGFPLTPLVPLFDFIPILSYQTPQNPGGSPCPTTCTDFGWEIYPQGLRELLTYAGTLGVPIYITENGIADATDEKRAQYTYDHLAVLQQAIADGVADVRGYYHWSLTDNFEWSSGYYPKFGLFSYNPATGARKRRRGAFPFREAARSNAITNKLIGKYGN